The Osmerus eperlanus chromosome 12, fOsmEpe2.1, whole genome shotgun sequence genome has a segment encoding these proteins:
- the rgrb gene encoding retinal G protein coupled receptor b encodes MAAYALPEGFTEFDMFTFGTALLVGGMLGFFLNTITILSYLRVKELRTPNNFFVFNLALADISLNVNGLVAAYASYLRYWPFGQEGCSTHAFQGMISVLASISFMATIAWDRYHQYCTKQKLFWSTSLTMSAIVWILSIFWAAVPLSGWGDYDFEPMRTCCTLDYTKGDRNYITYVTTITVLYLLFPVYTIISNYSAIYQYFKKIHHQKFNTSIPLRVLLMCWGPYVIMCMYACVENVKVVSPKLRMVLPVLAKTNPIFNALLYSFGNEFYRGGVWHFLTGQKISDPLPKKVR; translated from the exons ATGGCAGCATATGCATTACCGGAAGGTTTCACTGAGTTTGATATGTTTACTTTCGGAACAGCTCTTCTCGTTGGGG GCATGCTTGGATTCTTCCTCAACACCATTACAATACTTTCCTATCTGAGAGTAAAAGAATTGAGAACACCAAATAATTTCTTTGTGTTCAACCTCGCTCTGGCTGACATCAGTCTTAATGTGAATGGACTTGTTGCAGCATATGCCAGCTATCTAAG ATACTGGCCCTTTGGTCAGGAAGGATGCTCAACTCATGCTTTCCAAGGAATGATCTCAGTTCTGGCATCCATCAGCTTCATGGCTACCATCGCCTGGGACAGATATCACCAGTACTGCACAA AGCAGAAATTGTTTTGGAGCACATCTCTGACTATGAGCGCCATTGTTTGGATATTGTCAATCTTCTGGGCGGCTGTTCCTCTTTCCGGCTGGGGTGATTATGATTTTGAACCCATGAGGACCTGTTGCACTCTGGACTACACCAAAGGAGACAG GAACTACATTACCTACGTGACAACTATCACAGTCCTCTACCTGCTCTTCCCCGTCTATACCATAATTTCTAACTACAGTGCCATTTATCAATACTTCAAGAAGATCCATCATCAGAAG tttaacACCAGTATTCCACTGAGGGTGCTTTTGATGTGCTGGGGCCCCTATGTGATCATGTGCATGTATGCTTGCGTAGAGAACGTTAAGGTTGTGTCTCCTAAACTGAGAATG GTACTCCCAGTTTTGGCAAAGACAAACCCCATCTTCAACGCCCTTCTATACTCTTTTGGAAATGAATTCTACAGAGGAGGAGTCTGGCATTTCCTTACTGGACAAAAGATTTCTGATCCCCTTCCTAAGAAGGTCCGATAA